A genome region from Acidobacteriota bacterium includes the following:
- a CDS encoding type VI secretion system tube protein Hcp has product MKTILRRAAIALIGLLVVSPASAVESCVRFASGVQPSPQLPDYCKDGSFLALDVHHLLRRTGSGGQGRILEDIVLRKRLDASSPGLWSLLDNQSSQEVTISFYQTNGAATEFRARLILSGARVVAIEPATPRESEFIKDLERIRLQYDVVTLEYKDGSSSAISR; this is encoded by the coding sequence ATGAAGACCATACTTCGGAGGGCGGCGATTGCCCTGATCGGGTTGCTCGTGGTGAGCCCCGCCTCGGCGGTCGAGAGTTGCGTGAGGTTCGCATCGGGAGTCCAACCCTCTCCCCAGCTACCGGATTACTGCAAGGACGGCTCTTTCCTGGCACTCGACGTTCATCACCTGCTCCGCAGGACCGGGTCTGGTGGCCAGGGCCGCATTCTCGAGGACATCGTACTCCGAAAGCGCCTCGACGCTTCGTCGCCGGGGCTCTGGAGCCTGCTCGACAATCAGAGCAGCCAAGAGGTCACCATCAGTTTCTATCAGACCAACGGCGCCGCGACCGAATTCCGCGCCAGGCTGATCCTCTCGGGCGCCCGAGTCGTCGCCATCGAACCCGCCACGCCGCGGGAATCCGAATTTATCAAAGACCTCGAACGCATCCGCCTGCAATACGACGTCGTCACCCTTGAATACAAGGATGGCTCGAGTTCCGCGATCAGCAGGTAG
- a CDS encoding type VI secretion system tube protein Hcp, giving the protein MKKWILALAVCGAVCSFALGAYDSCVLVDDGSGTDWVSDYPAPHCRRSIDEITGLEFHHLMRSATRGTEHENVIFLKELEATSTRFWDAYNSFQILPRVTFSFFDPDPSGRLVLHHQVILERVRVLAIELIDIEPTDGGGPRQPPRERIRLEYGTITIDVDGQSRTLTNPSGPQV; this is encoded by the coding sequence ATGAAAAAGTGGATACTGGCTCTGGCGGTTTGCGGTGCTGTGTGCAGCTTCGCTCTCGGTGCTTACGACAGTTGCGTGCTGGTCGATGACGGCTCGGGCACCGACTGGGTCTCGGACTATCCGGCCCCTCACTGTCGCCGGAGTATCGATGAGATCACTGGCCTGGAGTTCCATCATCTCATGCGATCTGCCACGCGAGGGACCGAGCACGAGAACGTGATCTTTCTCAAAGAACTGGAGGCGACATCGACCCGCTTCTGGGACGCCTACAACAGCTTTCAGATCTTGCCGCGAGTGACGTTCTCGTTCTTTGATCCTGATCCCAGCGGCCGGCTGGTATTGCACCATCAGGTGATTCTCGAGAGGGTTCGGGTGCTGGCCATCGAGCTGATCGACATCGAGCCCACCGACGGCGGCGGCCCACGCCAGCCGCCGCGGGAGCGCATCCGCCTCGAGTACGGCACCATCACCATCGACGTCGACGGCCAGAGCAGAACCTTGACCAATCCCTCCGGCCCGCAGGTCTAG